One stretch of Theropithecus gelada isolate Dixy chromosome 12, Tgel_1.0, whole genome shotgun sequence DNA includes these proteins:
- the LOC112636621 gene encoding LOW QUALITY PROTEIN: putative uncharacterized protein FLJ44553 (The sequence of the model RefSeq protein was modified relative to this genomic sequence to represent the inferred CDS: inserted 2 bases in 1 codon), with the protein MLEGVSNEFHHFGISLPLKICLHLGWDEGLVEGWVVRLCQGIGKSICSSCQLFEEAPTQMSTVPSGLPLPILLHLCLLPLCMAHLCPASPCYFGATPGSGKFYRLTTYSLSSLQLAASLRHRGREVGKDPPYPGLCPLTFHPSFFPLVEGCVSSLPGKPLSPXTIFFQILWLYSKSSLVL; encoded by the exons ATGTTGGAAGGTGTCAGCAATGAATTTCATCATTTTGGTATTTCTCTACCTTTAAAGATATGTTTACATTTGGGGTGGGATGAAGGCTTGGTGGAGGGGTGGGTGGTTAGGTTGTGCCAAGGTATTGGGAAATCCATTTGTTCCTCATGTCAGCTGTTTGAGGAGgcaccaacccagatgtccacaGTTCCTTCTGGCCTTCCTTTACCAATACTGCTGCACctgtgcctccttcctctttgcaTGGCCCATTTGTGCCCAGCATCTCCCTGCTATTTTGGGGCCACTCCAGGGTCTGGGAAGTTCTATAGGCTTACAACATACAGTCTTTCTTCTCTCCAGCTTGCTGCCTCCCTAAGACACAGAGGTAGAGAAGTAGGAAAGGACCCACCCTACCCAGGCCTTTGCCCTCTCACTTTTCATCCATCCTTCTTCCCACTGGTGGAGGGATGTGTTTCTAGTCTTCCAGGGAAGCCCCTCTCTCC CACCATTTTCTTCCAAATACTTTGGCTTTATTCCAAATCCTCTCTAGTCCTCTGA